Proteins found in one Vallitalea guaymasensis genomic segment:
- a CDS encoding YitT family protein, with product MLKKIKHYLIIIIGQLISAIAFHQILLPNDLIGGGFGGLATVINKLTNVNLQLILVGLCCPVIIWAFFKYNRKLVFYAAFCFGLFTFFIGIVGNFVPEFFTDPIVAAIVSGVLFGVSGGMIIREGAANGPEAIVGMYLKEKKGITIGTFFTVLNFCILTSSLTYGDITCIIYSLISIYIAGKVTDYIILGTRREYCVNIISDNFIEITEFIHKKLNRGVTFVPCVGTYKVRKKMMIKAVVTNQELITLKNYVSQLDDNSFVYVTESIEVFGGGFTD from the coding sequence ATGCTAAAGAAGATTAAACATTACTTGATTATTATTATTGGACAACTAATTTCGGCTATAGCCTTTCATCAGATATTATTGCCTAATGATTTGATAGGTGGAGGATTTGGTGGTTTAGCCACTGTAATTAATAAATTGACAAATGTAAATCTGCAATTGATATTAGTAGGATTATGTTGTCCTGTTATCATCTGGGCTTTTTTTAAGTATAATAGGAAGTTAGTATTCTATGCAGCTTTTTGTTTTGGATTATTTACATTCTTTATAGGGATAGTTGGAAATTTTGTTCCAGAGTTTTTCACAGACCCTATTGTAGCAGCTATCGTATCTGGAGTACTGTTCGGGGTTTCTGGAGGTATGATAATCAGGGAAGGTGCAGCAAATGGTCCAGAGGCAATAGTGGGTATGTATCTAAAAGAGAAAAAAGGTATTACTATAGGAACTTTCTTTACTGTGCTGAACTTTTGCATTTTGACTTCATCACTTACTTATGGTGATATTACATGTATCATCTATTCACTGATAAGTATTTATATTGCAGGTAAAGTTACTGATTATATTATTCTTGGTACAAGACGAGAATATTGTGTAAACATAATATCAGATAATTTTATTGAAATAACAGAATTCATACATAAAAAACTCAATAGAGGAGTTACTTTTGTACCTTGCGTAGGAACATACAAAGTTAGAAAGAAAATGATGATTAAGGCAGTAGTGACTAATCAGGAATTGATAACTCTTAAGAATTACGTTTCTCAACTGGATGATAATAGTTTTGTTTATGTGACTGAGAGTATTGAGGTATTCGGTGGAGGATTCACTGATTAG
- a CDS encoding YccF domain-containing protein produces MSFLGNLIWIVFGGLISSVLWFIAGLILCITIVFIPFGRQCFKVSNFVLWPFGSDVNIGNFGIFGLAGNIIWIMLFGWELCILHLIVGLIFCITVVGIPFGLQHFKFAKLALVPFGAKINR; encoded by the coding sequence ATGAGCTTTCTTGGTAACTTGATATGGATAGTATTTGGCGGATTAATCAGTTCTGTTTTATGGTTTATAGCTGGATTGATATTATGCATTACCATTGTTTTTATACCATTCGGCAGGCAATGCTTCAAGGTTTCTAATTTTGTATTATGGCCTTTTGGATCAGATGTGAACATAGGTAATTTTGGTATATTTGGTCTTGCTGGTAATATAATATGGATTATGTTGTTTGGATGGGAATTATGTATTCTACATTTGATTGTGGGATTGATTTTTTGTATTACTGTTGTTGGTATTCCATTTGGTTTACAGCATTTTAAGTTCGCTAAACTTGCACTTGTTCCATTTGGAGCAAAAATAAATAGATAA
- a CDS encoding ribbon-helix-helix domain-containing protein codes for MANKKMGRPTDNPKRHRIAVRLDDESKDILDKYCEQENVNQMEAARRGIKKLKDELK; via the coding sequence GTGGCTAATAAAAAAATGGGTCGTCCTACTGATAATCCAAAACGTCATAGAATAGCTGTCAGGCTAGATGATGAGAGTAAGGATATTTTAGATAAATACTGCGAACAAGAAAATGTTAATCAAATGGAAGCGGCTAGACGGGGGATTAAGAAGTTAAAAGATGAACTAAAATAG
- a CDS encoding multicopper oxidase family protein yields MVITPDLQNLSYSVKYGVKCFELVAEPVKQEILPGVFMNAWGYNGSSPGPTIIVYPGDYVKIRVYNKLPEPTSVHWHGLNIPNNMDGVPAVEPSPRIDPGSFFDYEFLITNPPGTHMYHSHYHTVKQDTMGLVGAFIIESEKKENIQSDYFIMLGENKLRSLPKFVVRRGFFNINPFTMDNNFFFMNGRCFPYTSPLLVKKGDNCRIRFGNISLNNHPIHFHGHQFSVTASDGNPIPQEARILKNTLTIGSGETWDIVFNCNNPGLWPLHCHFAHHVSNNLQLPLGGMTTSVNYIGFKGKAANPVPMTHWLKK; encoded by the coding sequence ATGGTTATAACACCTGATTTGCAGAATCTAAGCTACTCTGTAAAGTATGGAGTCAAATGCTTTGAATTAGTAGCAGAACCAGTTAAGCAGGAAATACTTCCCGGTGTTTTCATGAACGCCTGGGGATATAATGGTTCTTCACCTGGTCCCACTATAATCGTTTACCCTGGTGACTATGTAAAAATAAGAGTCTATAATAAATTACCCGAACCAACAAGCGTACACTGGCACGGACTTAACATACCCAATAATATGGATGGGGTACCCGCTGTAGAACCCTCACCACGAATTGACCCAGGCAGCTTCTTTGACTATGAATTCTTAATAACTAATCCTCCTGGAACACATATGTATCATTCCCATTATCATACAGTTAAACAGGATACAATGGGTTTAGTAGGTGCTTTTATCATTGAAAGTGAAAAAAAGGAAAACATACAGAGTGATTACTTTATTATGTTAGGCGAAAACAAATTAAGAAGCTTACCAAAATTTGTTGTCAGAAGAGGTTTTTTTAATATTAACCCTTTTACAATGGATAATAACTTCTTTTTTATGAACGGACGCTGTTTCCCTTATACCTCACCTCTTTTAGTTAAAAAAGGTGACAATTGCCGTATTAGATTTGGCAATATCAGTCTTAACAACCACCCTATACATTTTCATGGACACCAATTCTCTGTGACAGCATCCGACGGTAACCCAATTCCTCAAGAAGCTAGGATTCTTAAAAATACTTTAACAATAGGTTCAGGAGAAACTTGGGATATTGTTTTCAATTGTAATAACCCTGGATTATGGCCTCTTCATTGTCACTTTGCTCATCATGTATCCAATAATCTACAACTTCCTCTAGGAGGTATGACAACATCAGTCAACTATATTGGATTTAAAGGTAAAGCCGCTAATCCTGTCCCTATGACACATTGGCTAAAAAAATAG